A stretch of Triticum aestivum cultivar Chinese Spring chromosome 1D, IWGSC CS RefSeq v2.1, whole genome shotgun sequence DNA encodes these proteins:
- the LOC123183369 gene encoding plant cysteine oxidase 2, with amino-acid sequence MPVAQAGGQPVAADTASSRRNRRRNKKSSNASANAAAPVVAVPAPVPPTPMQRLFDTSREVFAGSAPGFVPPPDAVARLAAILNGLKLQDVGIDTSMTCFKRSEPRGPPAVTYLHFYDCPKFSFGIFCLPKHAIIPLHNHPGMTVFSKMLFGSMHLKSYDWARSISEAGTTALTTSDGARLAKINTNNVVDASADTIVLYPENGGNLHCFTALTPCAVLDVMGPPYSSAAGRDCAYYSETPFSNTAGVADVRYSWLKEIPNTFRMKGVTMPRDFVV; translated from the exons ATGCCGGTGGCGCAGGCGGGAGGGCAACCCgtggccgcggacaccgcctcgtCCCGCAGGAACCGCCGCCGCAACAAGAAGTCCTCCAACGCCAGCGCCAACGCCGCGGCCCCCGTGGTCGCTGTTCCGGCGCCGGTGCCGCCCACGCCGATGCAGCGCCTCTTCGACACCAGCCGCGAGGTCTTCGCCGGCTCCGCCCCCGGCTTCGTCCCcccgcccgacgccgtcgcccgcctCGCCGCAATCCTCA ATGGCCTGAAGCTGCAAGATGTTGGCATAGACACAAGCATGACGTGCTTCAAGCGCAGCGAGCCGAGGGGGCCTCCTGCAGTCACCTATCTGCATTTCTATGACTGCCCCAAGTTTTCG TTTGGTATCTTCTGTTTACCAAAGCATGCTATCATTCCTCTGCACAACCATCCCGGGATGACCGTCTTCAGCAAGATGCTCTTCGGCTCCATGCACCTCAAGTCGTATGACTGGGCTAGGAGTATCTCGGAGGCTGGCACTACTGCGCTCACCACCTCAGACG GGGCTCGTCTAGCAAAGATCAACACAAACAATGTTGTTGACGCCTCAGCTGATACCATAGTTCTGTACCCGGAGAACGGAGGCAACCTGCACTGCTTCACGGCGCTGACCCCTTGCGCTGTTCTCGACGTCATGGGACCCCCTTACAGCAGCGCTGCTGGCAGGGACTGTGCGTACTACAGCGAGACCCCCTTCTCAAACACAGCTG GTGTGGCTGACGTGCGGTACTCCTGGCTCAAGGAGATTCCCAATACCTTCCGGATGAAGGGCGTAACGATGCCGCGGGACTTCGTCGTCTAG